CCTTGAACCGGTTGACCGCGCCCACCGTGGCAAGGTCGTAGTTGCCGGTGACCGGCTTGTTGAAGGCGCGCTGGACGGCCGAGATCGGCCCGCCGCGCATGCCGGGGAACGTCGTGGCGCCGGAGAACGTGACCAGGCCCTGCATGGCCACCGAGGAGCGCGCCGGGGCGAGGACCTGGGCGTAGCGGGGGCACCGGTTGGGGTTGTGGGTGCCGTAGTTGCCGGACCAGTTCAGGTCCCGGGGCCGGCAGGGCCCGTAGTCAGTGGCGGCGAAGACGTGCCGGCTCCAGAAGGACGTCCGGCCGATGGCGCCGTTCCAGGACAGCGAGAAGTGCACGTGGTTGCGGTGGCAGGAGCTGTCCAGCGCCGGCGACGGGGTGCTGGCGCAGTTGTGGTACGGCTCCCACTTGCCGCCGCTCCAGGTGCTCCAGATCTTGTTGTTCCAGATGATGTACATGATGCCCATCCGGCGGGCGTTGGCGAACTTGTTGCCCCAGCGGTCGGTGCTGAGCAAGAAGGTGATCACGGAACTGGCCTGCGCGGCCTGGGTCTTGTCGCGAACCGAGTTCATCCAGTCCAGGCCACGCGAGTCGTAGTGCTCGCTGGTGTCAGCGGTGCAGTCGCGGGGGTTGCCGAAGCTGGTGTTGGGGTAGGTCTTGACCAGCAGCCGGCCCAGGGCCAGGGTTCCCGGCCGCCAGACGGGCTGGCAGGCGACCTGCTCGACGTAGGGGGCCAGCGGCTCGATCGGGCTCAGCAGCCCGGCCGGCGCTTTCAGGCTCGGCACCGCGGCCGAGCCGGCCGGAGCGGTCGCAACCAGCACACCGCCGCTCAGCGTGAACGTCAGGAGCAGCGTGGCTGCCAGCCGGACGGGTTTGGCGAACAGGCGGAACACAGCAGGGCGGGGCATCGGCATCTCCACAGCAACGGCGTCTTCCGAGACTTCATGCCCGGGTTCTTTGCCTATCGGCGGGGTTGTCGGGCACTTGAAGGCTGCAGCCACAACTTCTGGTGTCCAAACGCGAAAGAGCCTCCAGATCTAGTCTGGAGGCCCTTGTGCGGGTAGCCCCGATGGGATTCGAACCCACGCTACCGCCGTGAGAGGGCGGCGTCCTAGGCCGCTAGACGACGGGGCCCTAGGTAGAACACGCTAACCACTGAACTGCCTGCTGCAAAAACCGTTCTTTCCAGCTTCTGCGCTGGGGTACCAGGACTCGAACCTAGACTAACTGAACCAGAATCAGTTGGGCTGCCAATTACCCCATACCCCACTACTACCCGTTCGAGTCGCCGAGCGGGCCGAGACGGAACTCTACCCGACGGCGGGCTCGCTCTGAAATCGGGCCTGGGTCGGCCTGTCGCACAGCGGCTTCGACGCCTGCGGCCGGCTAGCTCTGAGCGCTGCGCATCCGGGCCAGGGTGGTGTCGCGACCGAGCAGTTCCATGGACTCGAACAGCGGCGGCGACACCTGCCGGCCGGTCACCGCGACGCGCAGCGGCCCGAAGGCGCTGCGCGGTTTGAGTTCCAACCGCTCCAGCAACTCCACCCGCAGCGCCTCCTCGATGGCGGCGGTGGTCCAGTCGGGCAGCTGTTCCAGCGCCGGGATCGAGGCCGCCAGCACCGCCTGCCCCTGCTCCCCCAACTGCTTGGCAGCCGCCGCCTCATCCCGAGTGAAGTCCTGGTCTGTGACGAACAGGAAGCGCAGCATGTCCGCGCCCTCGCCGAGGGTCTGCACCCGTTCCTGCACCAGCGGCGCCGCGCCTGTGATGAGGTCGAGCTGGGCCTGGCTCGGCCGCTCGCCGATCAGCCCGGCTCGGGTCAGGAAAGCCTGCAAGCGCCGCGCGAAGTCCTCAGGGGTGAGCAACCGGACGTGGGTGGCGTTGATCGCCAGGCACTTCTTCGGATCAAAGCGCGCGGGGTTGGTCGAGACCTTGCTGCCGTCGAAGGCCGCGACGAGCTCGTCCGGGGAGAAGATGTCGCGATCCTCAGCGATCGAC
The sequence above is a segment of the Jatrophihabitans sp. genome. Coding sequences within it:
- a CDS encoding peptidoglycan-binding domain-containing protein; this encodes MPRPAVFRLFAKPVRLAATLLLTFTLSGGVLVATAPAGSAAVPSLKAPAGLLSPIEPLAPYVEQVACQPVWRPGTLALGRLLVKTYPNTSFGNPRDCTADTSEHYDSRGLDWMNSVRDKTQAAQASSVITFLLSTDRWGNKFANARRMGIMYIIWNNKIWSTWSGGKWEPYHNCASTPSPALDSSCHRNHVHFSLSWNGAIGRTSFWSRHVFAATDYGPCRPRDLNWSGNYGTHNPNRCPRYAQVLAPARSSVAMQGLVTFSGATTFPGMRGGPISAVQRAFNKPVTGNYDLATVGAVNRFKVRHGLPANGVIDARTWRALLAFYKPKV